The region GTTACTGTCATTGAACAGACCCAGAGCTACGTGAAGGCGGTCGGTATGATGGCTGAACCCGAAAACGTCGGACCCGGGACCGGGGAATCCCGCCCGGTGTCCGCAGCGGCTGTAGCAGGCACCGAAGCACGCCAATTGAATGTCCTTCGGGACAAACTCCGGAATCTGGACCGGCAGCTCGCTGCCCTTACCCACAACAACGCCCGGCTCGTGACCATGCTGGAGACCGCGAAAGCCGAAATCATCCGGTTGAAGGATGCCCTCGAAAACGAGGGAGCAACACCCTTCAGCTTCGGCACCGTCATCGGCGTGAACCAGCGCCGCGAAGCCGAACCCGGCGTGACGACCATCGCGGCAGTCCAGGAAAGCCTGGACATCATCCAGTCGGGCCGCAAACTCCGGGTTGCCGTTTCACCCCTCCTGGACCTGGGCCAGATCGTCCCGGGCCAGGAGGTGCTGCTGAACGAATCCCTTACCGTCATCGCCGCCCTCGGCTTCGAACGCGCCGGGGAACTCTTTACGGTCAAGGAACTCCTGGAACCGGACCGGGTGCTGGTGATCGGCCGGGCCGACGACGAGCGCGTGGTGCGCCTGAACGGGCCCCTGAGCCGGGAAAAGGTCCGGGTGGGGGATGCCCTCACCGTGGACACCCGCATCGGCTACGCGTTGGAAAAGATCCCGCGCAGCGAAGTGGAGAATCTGGTCCTCGAAGAGGTCCCGGACATCTCCTACGCCGACATCGGCGGCCTCGGCCCGCAGATCGAGCAGATCCGCGACGCCGTCGAACTGCCGTTTATGCATCCCGATCTCTACCGCGAACACGGCTTGAAGCCGCCCAAGGGCATCCTGCTCTACGGCCCTCCCGGCTGCGGCAAGACGCTCATTGCCAAGGCCGTGGCACACGCCCTCGCGGCACGGGTGATGGAGCAGACCGGTACGCTTGGTGCCCGCAGCTACTTCCTGAACATCAAGGGACCCGAGCTCCTGGACAAGTACGTGGGGGAGACCGAGCGCCACATCCGCCTGATCTTCGGCCGCGCCCGGGAGAAGGCCTCCGACGGCAGCCCCGTGGTGGTGTTCTTCGACGAAATGGATTCGCTGTTCCGCACCCGCGGCACCGGGGTGTCCTCCGACGTCGAAACCACCATTGTTCCGCAGCTGCTCAGCGAAATCGACGGCGTCGAGAAGCTGGAAAACGTGATTGTCATCGGCGCCTCCAACCGGGAGGACATGATCGATCCGGCCATCCTGCGGCCCGGCCGCCTGGACGTGAAGATCAAGATCCAGCGCCCCGATGCCGAAGGCGCGGCGGAGATCTTCGCGAAGTACCTGACCCCGGACCTGCCGCTGCACCGCGACGACCTTGCCGAGCACGGCTACGATCCGGTGGAAACGGTCAGCGACATGGTCCGGCGCACGGTGGAGAAGATGTACGCCGAGGACAAGGCCAACGAATACCTGGAGGTCACCTACGCCAACGGGGACACCGAGATGCTCTACTTCAAGGATTTCAACTCCGGCGCCGTCATCCAGAACGTGGTGGACCGGGCCAAGAAGTACGCCATCAAGGACCTGCTGCAGCTGCACCAGCGCGGCCTGCGCATCGAACACCTGATGCGCGCCGTCGTGGACGAATTCCGCGAGCATGAGGACATGCCCAACACCACCAACCCTGATGACTGGGCACGGATTTCGGGGAAGAAGGGCGAACGGATCACCTACATCCGCACCATCGTCCAGGGCAAGGCCGGCCAGGAACCGGGCCGGACCATCGAAACGGCGGCCAACCCGGGACAGTATCTGTGACCGTCCGCCGTGTCATGGGGACGGAAACCGAGTACGGCGTGCTCGCTCCGTCCCTGCCGACCGCCAACGCCACCGTCCTATCCAGCCAGATCGTCAACGCGTACGCGGCCACGCTGCGGACCGGGACGGGCAACCTGTCGGGCACCCGCTGGGACTACACCGACGAGGCGCCGCTGAACGATGCGCGCGGATTCGCGGTGCCCCGTGCCGCTGCGGATCCCACCCAGCTGACCGACGAACCGCCGGTGCTGGACGCCGAACAGATCGCCATGGAGGGCGGCGGACCCGCAGCACTTTATGGAGAACAGACGCAGGACAACCCGGTGCTGATGAACATGGTCCTGGGCAACGGGGCGCGGCTGTACGTGGACCACGCCCACCCGGAGTACTCCTCGCCCGAAGTCACCCGGCCCCGCGACGCAGTGCTGTGGGACAAGGCCGGGGACGCCGTGGTGCTGTCCGCCATGCGGCATATCGCCAGAATGCCGGGATTCGCACCCGTCAACCTGTACAAGAACAACACCGACAACAAGGGCGCCTCCTACGGGTCGCATGAAAACTACCTTGTTCCCCGCAGCGTTCCTTTCGGAGCCCTCGTGAGCGGACTGGTGCCGTTCTTCGTTTCCCGCCAGGTCATCGCTGGTTCGGGCCGGGTGGGCATCGGCACCAACAACCAGCGCCAGGGATTCCAGCTGAGCCAGCGGGCGGACTTCTTCGAAACGGAAGTGGGGCTGGAAACCACCATCCGCCGGCCGATCATCAATACCCGGGACGAGCCGCACGCCGTAGCGGAAAAGTACCGGCGCCTGCACGTCATCATCGGGGACGCGAACCTCAGCGAGGTATCCGCCCTGCTGAAGATCGGCACCACCTCGCTTGTCCTGTCGATGATCGAAGCCGGCAGCGCCCCCGCCGTCGAGCTGCGGGACCCGGTGGGCGCACTGCAGGCCATCAGCCACGACCCGTCGCTGGAACAGCTGGTGGAACTGACGGACGGCAGGATGGTGACCGGCCTGGACCTGCAGGAGATCTACTTCGAAGCAGCAGCGGCGCACTCCCGCGCCGGCGGAGGAACGGACGCAGACACCGAAGACATACTCGCCCGCTGGTCCGCTTTGCTGGGCACCCTGAAGCGCGACCCGCTGGAGGCAGCCGCTTCCGTGGACTGGGTGGCGAAGCTGAAGCTGCTGCAGGCCTACCGCGAGCGCGACGGGTTGGCTTGGTCGGACGCCCGGCTGCACCTGGTGGATCTGCAGTACTCGGATATGCGCCCGGAGAAGGGGCTGTACTACCGGCTGGCGGCCCGGGGCCAGATGGAACGGGTGCTTACCGACGAGGAGATTGCCCGTGCCGTCACCTCCCCGCCGGACGACACCCGTGCCTACTTCCGCGGGAACTGCCTCACCCGTTTCCCCAAGGAAGTGATCGGAGCAAGCTGGGATTCGATCATCTTCGAACTGCCCTCCCGGCGGCGGCTCCAGCGGATCCCCACCCGCGAGCCGCTGCGCGGCACCAGGGCCCTGACCGAGGAACTCTTCAACGCATCAGCCGATGCGGAGGATTTTGTCACCAGACTCCTGACCGGTTCCGACGCCGCCGTGGCACCATAGGACTAGGATTCATCCCCCGGGCAAGAAAGGGCTAGGCATCATGGCAACCCAGGACCGCAAAAACACCGGAACGCATCCCGTCGAAGAAGAAGAAACCGAGGCCGTCCCGCCCCCTGCAGCCGAAGCGGAAGCTTCCACCGAGACTGAAGGCGTGGACGACCTGCTGGACGAGATCGACGGCGTGCTGGAGAGCAACGCCGAAGAGTTCGTCCGCGGCTTCATCCAGAAGGGCGGTCAGTAACGGATGGCCCCCCGGGACCCCGCCGCCTCCATCCATCAAGCCCCGTCCTCTTCCTTTACCGACCATCTCGCCCTTCACCGCCCCGAACTGCTGCCGTCCTCCCGATCCCTGGGACCGGCGTCGCACGGTTCCGCGGGGGAGCTCGCCCCGCAGGCCACCACCATCGTTTCCCTCACCTACGCAGGGGGAGTCCTGATGGCAGGGGACCGGCGGGCCACGATGGGCAACATGATCGCCAGCCGGCACATCAAGAAGGTCTTCCCGGCGGACAACTACTCCGTGCTCGGGATCGCCGGTACG is a window of Arthrobacter sp. zg-Y1171 DNA encoding:
- the arc gene encoding proteasome ATPase, with product MMAEPENVGPGTGESRPVSAAAVAGTEARQLNVLRDKLRNLDRQLAALTHNNARLVTMLETAKAEIIRLKDALENEGATPFSFGTVIGVNQRREAEPGVTTIAAVQESLDIIQSGRKLRVAVSPLLDLGQIVPGQEVLLNESLTVIAALGFERAGELFTVKELLEPDRVLVIGRADDERVVRLNGPLSREKVRVGDALTVDTRIGYALEKIPRSEVENLVLEEVPDISYADIGGLGPQIEQIRDAVELPFMHPDLYREHGLKPPKGILLYGPPGCGKTLIAKAVAHALAARVMEQTGTLGARSYFLNIKGPELLDKYVGETERHIRLIFGRAREKASDGSPVVVFFDEMDSLFRTRGTGVSSDVETTIVPQLLSEIDGVEKLENVIVIGASNREDMIDPAILRPGRLDVKIKIQRPDAEGAAEIFAKYLTPDLPLHRDDLAEHGYDPVETVSDMVRRTVEKMYAEDKANEYLEVTYANGDTEMLYFKDFNSGAVIQNVVDRAKKYAIKDLLQLHQRGLRIEHLMRAVVDEFREHEDMPNTTNPDDWARISGKKGERITYIRTIVQGKAGQEPGRTIETAANPGQYL
- the dop gene encoding depupylase/deamidase Dop is translated as MGTETEYGVLAPSLPTANATVLSSQIVNAYAATLRTGTGNLSGTRWDYTDEAPLNDARGFAVPRAAADPTQLTDEPPVLDAEQIAMEGGGPAALYGEQTQDNPVLMNMVLGNGARLYVDHAHPEYSSPEVTRPRDAVLWDKAGDAVVLSAMRHIARMPGFAPVNLYKNNTDNKGASYGSHENYLVPRSVPFGALVSGLVPFFVSRQVIAGSGRVGIGTNNQRQGFQLSQRADFFETEVGLETTIRRPIINTRDEPHAVAEKYRRLHVIIGDANLSEVSALLKIGTTSLVLSMIEAGSAPAVELRDPVGALQAISHDPSLEQLVELTDGRMVTGLDLQEIYFEAAAAHSRAGGGTDADTEDILARWSALLGTLKRDPLEAAASVDWVAKLKLLQAYRERDGLAWSDARLHLVDLQYSDMRPEKGLYYRLAARGQMERVLTDEEIARAVTSPPDDTRAYFRGNCLTRFPKEVIGASWDSIIFELPSRRRLQRIPTREPLRGTRALTEELFNASADAEDFVTRLLTGSDAAVAP
- a CDS encoding ubiquitin-like protein Pup, producing MATQDRKNTGTHPVEEEETEAVPPPAAEAEASTETEGVDDLLDEIDGVLESNAEEFVRGFIQKGGQ